One window of Candidatus Poribacteria bacterium genomic DNA carries:
- a CDS encoding Ig-like domain-containing protein, translating to MSKNKNMYGVTCKSIHKSRNRRDGGDYPSTKFPIRSGVVNFLFFQIFICLAALMITPNVWAALTSMSVDASGDLIFRGGRDRLLITFTVDDRTDEDGDPYTVTATRGDVDRALIAQGTVLPNETVRILWDGSANGQQLPDGPYTIKVVLNREKQEGEEDGDRVKTGPDIILDATPPRIFEIEADDDDTEADDTIKITEGKVIETSISSITVTPARDDGSPIDFGPNLSNIVLKNERGTTVAGSFNYTDDGTDGSTLTLTLENPLDAVSENGTYTLEITLFDKARNDSKSQTKFTFDFGDELPSLPTSIATNRGRLTPGAYVNQQLSYVEATFADNLGSGIESPNFNIELFRVTQSDGTVLNPPQQIPGQQTQLSTNRIRLQLLSPLSPTGGLQDGEYEIRITDPDKEGADASILTMRFHYDNLAPELVSLEPVEEPVEADKFNRIGDTIYHKLPLTQFVVEFRDDSVVRVPRIVFGTPGEDGINALGGRSFPGTNSNTLIYILDRPIVSRDGSQDGRYILNVQATDILGNTRTYNYRIIYDTQPPTLISTMPAANETVSELSQVEVKLNEKTSGIDFIQSSFRLTRNDNGVQVDVPVNITSNGTGTITLTLTEPIALDGSDDGTYRIEITPTDRARNNSGPTAVTAVREFYLISQKREPEIRLTMPATTTVNSLTTVTAEITGYIGAGIDFDASMLTVRDSQGALIAQEDLTRDEASNLLTWTARTPIARDGSADGTYTVTATFVDFTGQSFTQEFRVVLDTQFPTIENVQVAAESPTLLAEDRTTDIADSVGQITVAFDETAGDVDFGATVVSLMGPGETVIPVNRVDNGQAVLTLNFQALTQRGEYTLSITPQDLAGNQSAAPFVYRFRIDVALPAVTSVLIDGKAGTLVYVNGTAANIVANFTDLSGVGVALGDGGSTITVTNPNGIPAPGITTATGTNQLTWTPIVLPTDGSADGRYTVTVTPIDNAGRQGDVVYRQFLYDTQEPRITAATPLTLNAPVSYVSGGLNQLTFTVADVIPGEGIEPSDILWESQTIELLGASGTAVPAALTYDELASQLYLTLSSPFAQDGSADGEYTVKLGIVDRSGNLLDAEYTFIYDSQVPSLSSVRVNTEPPVALVPNRITEILESVSSITFEFEEATRVDFANTQVTLTGPTGETIPLTLEDNGTTGLTASFLPLVQVGMYTLSVTAQDVAGNVAPGAVDYRFTLDLALPLVSSVLIDGKAGTIVYVNGTAANIVATFADLSGVGVALGDSGSTIAVTSPSGIPAPGITTATGENQLTWSPIVLPTDGSADGRYTVTITPIDNAGRQGDVFYRQFVYDTQEPRITAATSLTLNAPVSYVSGGLSQFTFTIEDVVPGEGVEPSDILWESQTIALLDASGNTVPGTLTYDELLSQLYLTLSSPFAQDGSVDGEYTVKLGIVDKAGNRLDSAHIFIYDSQVPRLSSVMVNAESPVELIPEGITDISESISSITLEFEETTRVDFTNTQVTLTGPGGETIPLTLEDNGTTGLTASFLSLRDVGVYTLSVTAQDVAGNFASGAVNYQFALDLTLPSVSSVMIGDKSGDVVFINGSDTTIVAIFSDDTGMSLTEGGSSIVVTSSASGAAVPGQMRMEGGNQLIWQPLSLPTDGSVDGRYTVEITPVDTSGRRGEVVYREFIYDTEEPQITASSPLTLSQPVSYVGGALSQLTFTVADVGPADLVLEDQTVILVDAAGDPVSSVMTYDELTNQLYLTLSSPFAQDGSADGEYTVKLGIVDKAENRLDLEHAFIYDSQVPHPSSVMVNTETPVELIPGGIADISESIGSITLAFEEMARVDFTNTQVTLTGPGGETIPLTLEDNGTTGLTASFLPLVQVGMYTLSVTAQDVAGNVAPGAVDYRFALDLALPSVSSVMIGGKSGDVVFINGSDPTIVATFLDDTGIGLTEGGSSVVVTSASGAAVPGQMRVESNNQLIWHPLSLPADGSVDGRYTVEITPINKAGRRGEVVSREFIYDTEAPQITASSPLTLSQPVSYISGDLRQLTFTVADVGPSDLLWESQTIALLDASGTTVPATVTFDELASQLYLTLSSPFAQDGSVDGEYTVELGIVDKAGNRSDSAHIFIYDSQVPNLSSVMVNTDPPVELVPNRNAEILESISSITLRFEEATRIDFTNTQITLMGPDPSGATDDSGVPIESEFPLTLQDDGASQVTVNFLKLEQIGSYTLSITPRDVAGNAASGPVAYRFFLDIPLPRVTSIVIGESETTESSDVAYVNASNMIIGAFLVDPTETGLSFGTEGSSITVVDANNTIVRGAAGSNGENVIVWEPIGLTSDGTTDGRYSVYVIPVDQAGRQGSTIYREFVYDTQEPEIIAADPINLSQPVSYISRSLTQLRFTVADVGPADLILSDQQVSLRDASGSLVPAQLTNDTDNQLFLTLDQPLPLDGSMDGEYTVLIALADKAGNPYTVEHLIIYDTQAPTLVSTVPGDGALLTEDVTEIQVTLNDEGGSRIDWATTTVTLVDPNGTQISGELVSDGATKLTLTTNQLVADGRYIIRVQAVDRAGNGNATVFERSFLLSRRLPTVISTEPTTAPKDEAFTNEELERIEVRLETDDENHLSTLRLLNNVEQVVAGQQRRTSTRLIYDLVRPLATDGSEDGVYTIEFTPISASGRSGGVQRFTFTYDTQSPEIETDEVISLVVVQSEVNNSLTEIRVNLTDETSGIDWKNLDEKWLTFERLSPNPTKISGRVSDDGQGNLTFRLTVPLADNGSADGEYKITINPKDRAGNDDEPYQKVFVYDTNPPTIDESTLLINELPLLVDINAVDYPTAVSTTGGVVIQANIFDTGLGVNLAQSRITVRSPDGSEISGSTQQNGVDTLIFKSDGLTLQGVYKITVISVGNDSELLGFAPTDSITAEFLYETTEPTAAITSDGGETELTDKALPLEGTASDPAGTQRVGEGEIPVPASGVWLVEIVGTGPDKQPIEPVAAVDDSDAEQEPWSVWSIDFLPTRSGEYDLDVRVTDNAGNYAIYDIGTYTMSVSLTFRGTTFGWPNPLRLSKRDVAFFSFDVNVPLGDTIELTLSIYDWGGDMVLSQTYPDVVSGQRNDQLVKWNLENQAGTPVARGLYIFRLEAVNAAGNRANVVGKVLVVE from the coding sequence GTGTCAAAAAATAAAAATATGTATGGCGTAACTTGCAAGTCGATACACAAAAGTCGAAATCGACGTGATGGTGGAGATTACCCTTCCACCAAATTCCCAATCCGCTCGGGTGTGGTGAATTTTCTCTTTTTTCAAATTTTTATCTGTCTCGCAGCCCTAATGATAACTCCCAACGTTTGGGCAGCTCTGACGAGTATGTCGGTGGATGCAAGCGGTGATTTGATTTTCAGGGGAGGTCGTGATAGGCTGCTTATTACTTTCACTGTTGATGATAGAACTGATGAAGATGGGGATCCGTATACTGTTACGGCTACGAGGGGTGATGTGGATAGAGCACTCATTGCTCAAGGGACTGTGTTGCCAAACGAGACTGTTCGCATCCTCTGGGACGGAAGTGCTAACGGGCAACAACTTCCAGACGGGCCATATACCATTAAAGTTGTTCTCAACAGAGAGAAACAGGAAGGCGAAGAGGATGGCGATAGAGTAAAGACAGGACCAGATATTATTTTGGATGCAACTCCCCCTCGCATCTTCGAGATAGAAGCGGATGACGATGACACTGAAGCGGATGACACTATTAAAATTACCGAAGGCAAAGTTATTGAGACATCCATCTCTTCCATTACAGTAACGCCGGCTCGAGATGACGGGAGTCCAATTGATTTCGGTCCAAATTTATCGAATATCGTTTTGAAGAATGAGCGCGGGACTACCGTAGCGGGTTCCTTCAACTACACAGACGACGGCACAGATGGCAGCACACTAACCCTTACTTTAGAAAATCCGCTGGATGCCGTTTCTGAGAACGGGACCTACACACTTGAGATTACCCTGTTTGATAAAGCCCGTAATGACTCAAAAAGCCAGACGAAATTTACCTTTGATTTTGGTGATGAGCTACCCAGTTTACCAACAAGCATTGCCACCAACAGAGGGAGACTTACACCTGGTGCTTATGTTAACCAACAGTTAAGTTATGTTGAAGCGACATTCGCAGATAACCTTGGAAGTGGCATTGAATCCCCTAATTTCAACATTGAACTTTTTCGTGTTACCCAGTCCGATGGTACTGTATTGAATCCTCCTCAACAGATACCCGGGCAACAGACACAACTTTCTACGAATAGAATTCGATTGCAGCTCCTATCACCCTTGTCACCGACAGGAGGTCTTCAAGACGGTGAGTATGAAATTCGGATTACTGATCCTGACAAAGAAGGTGCCGATGCTTCAATTCTTACGATGCGTTTTCACTATGACAATCTTGCACCGGAACTTGTTTCACTAGAACCCGTCGAGGAACCCGTCGAGGCCGATAAATTTAACCGTATCGGTGACACAATCTACCACAAACTTCCACTTACCCAGTTTGTCGTTGAATTCAGGGATGATTCTGTGGTACGGGTCCCTCGAATTGTGTTCGGTACTCCCGGGGAGGATGGCATCAATGCGCTTGGGGGTAGGTCTTTCCCTGGCACAAATAGTAATACACTAATCTACATATTGGATAGACCGATTGTGAGTCGAGATGGAAGCCAAGATGGACGCTATATACTCAATGTTCAGGCGACAGACATCCTCGGTAATACCAGGACTTACAATTATCGGATTATCTACGATACGCAGCCACCGACGCTCATCTCTACGATGCCAGCTGCCAATGAAACTGTCTCCGAGTTATCACAGGTTGAGGTGAAACTCAATGAGAAAACCAGCGGCATTGATTTCATTCAGAGCAGCTTCCGACTCACTCGTAATGATAATGGCGTACAAGTAGATGTACCTGTGAACATAACGAGTAACGGCACGGGTACAATCACGCTGACGCTCACGGAACCGATTGCCCTAGACGGTTCAGACGACGGTACCTATAGAATTGAAATAACCCCTACTGACCGGGCACGCAACAACAGTGGCCCAACTGCCGTGACTGCCGTGCGCGAGTTCTACCTTATCAGTCAAAAGCGTGAACCCGAAATCCGACTGACAATGCCTGCAACTACGACAGTCAACAGTTTGACGACGGTTACAGCCGAAATCACTGGTTATATTGGTGCAGGGATTGATTTTGATGCTTCGATGCTGACTGTCAGAGACTCTCAAGGTGCTCTCATTGCACAGGAAGATCTTACGCGTGATGAAGCGAGCAACCTGCTAACTTGGACTGCTCGGACACCTATCGCACGTGATGGAAGCGCAGATGGTACATACACGGTAACTGCGACATTTGTCGATTTTACAGGACAAAGTTTTACACAAGAATTCCGGGTCGTTTTAGATACACAATTTCCCACGATTGAAAATGTTCAAGTGGCAGCCGAATCCCCAACGCTGCTTGCTGAGGATCGCACCACAGATATTGCCGACTCTGTTGGTCAGATAACTGTTGCGTTTGATGAGACGGCAGGTGATGTTGATTTTGGAGCGACGGTTGTATCGTTGATGGGACCCGGTGAGACCGTTATTCCTGTCAACCGAGTTGACAATGGACAAGCCGTTTTGACACTCAATTTCCAAGCCTTGACGCAGCGCGGTGAATATACATTGTCAATCACGCCACAAGACCTCGCTGGGAATCAGAGTGCGGCACCGTTCGTCTATCGGTTCCGGATTGATGTCGCCTTGCCAGCAGTTACTTCTGTTCTTATTGATGGTAAGGCTGGAACGCTCGTTTATGTCAACGGTACCGCTGCTAACATCGTCGCCAATTTCACCGATTTGAGCGGTGTTGGTGTCGCCTTAGGTGATGGTGGCTCAACTATCACTGTCACGAACCCCAACGGCATTCCTGCCCCTGGTATCACCACAGCCACTGGCACAAACCAATTGACGTGGACTCCCATTGTTCTTCCGACAGATGGGAGTGCGGATGGTCGCTACACCGTTACGGTTACACCGATTGATAACGCCGGAAGGCAGGGCGATGTCGTCTATCGTCAATTCCTTTACGATACGCAGGAGCCGCGCATCACTGCAGCGACACCACTAACATTGAATGCCCCTGTCTCTTATGTCAGTGGTGGTTTGAATCAACTCACATTTACGGTCGCAGATGTAATTCCTGGTGAAGGTATAGAACCTTCGGATATATTGTGGGAATCGCAAACGATTGAATTGCTGGGTGCCTCTGGAACTGCAGTACCGGCCGCTCTAACGTATGATGAGTTAGCGAGTCAACTCTACTTGACGCTATCGTCTCCATTCGCGCAAGATGGGAGTGCGGATGGCGAATATACCGTGAAATTAGGGATTGTTGACAGGTCCGGAAATCTGTTGGATGCGGAATACACTTTCATTTATGACTCTCAAGTCCCGTCTCTTTCCTCTGTGAGGGTGAACACTGAGCCACCAGTGGCACTTGTGCCAAATCGAATTACCGAGATTTTGGAATCTGTAAGCAGTATCACATTTGAATTTGAAGAGGCGACGCGCGTTGATTTTGCCAATACTCAGGTTACCTTGACGGGACCGACTGGGGAAACGATCCCGCTGACGTTGGAAGACAATGGCACGACGGGTCTCACTGCGAGTTTTCTCCCGTTGGTTCAAGTCGGTATGTATACGTTATCAGTGACGGCACAGGATGTAGCAGGGAATGTTGCCCCCGGTGCTGTTGATTACCGGTTCACTTTGGATTTAGCGTTGCCACTTGTCAGTTCTGTTCTGATTGATGGTAAGGCTGGGACGATCGTTTATGTCAACGGTACCGCTGCTAATATCGTCGCTACTTTCGCCGATTTGAGCGGTGTTGGTGTCGCCTTGGGCGATAGTGGCTCAACGATTGCTGTCACGAGCCCCAGCGGCATTCCCGCACCCGGTATCACCACAGCCACAGGCGAGAATCAATTGACGTGGTCTCCCATAGTTCTTCCGACTGATGGGAGTGCGGATGGTCGCTATACCGTTACGATTACACCGATTGATAACGCCGGAAGGCAGGGTGATGTCTTCTATCGTCAGTTCGTTTACGATACACAGGAGCCACGTATTACAGCGGCGACATCACTAACATTGAATGCCCCTGTCTCTTATGTCAGTGGCGGTTTAAGTCAGTTCACGTTTACAATCGAAGATGTAGTTCCTGGTGAAGGTGTAGAGCCTTCGGATATATTGTGGGAATCGCAGACGATTGCGTTGTTAGATGCTTCAGGGAATACGGTTCCGGGGACACTGACGTATGATGAGTTATTGAGCCAACTCTACTTGACGCTCTCGTCTCCGTTTGCTCAAGATGGAAGTGTTGATGGTGAATATACCGTCAAGTTAGGTATTGTTGACAAGGCGGGGAATCGTTTGGATTCGGCGCATATTTTCATTTATGATTCTCAAGTGCCACGTCTGTCTTCTGTGATGGTGAACGCTGAATCTCCAGTGGAACTTATACCAGAAGGTATTACTGATATTTCTGAATCTATAAGTAGTATCACACTTGAATTTGAAGAGACGACGCGCGTTGATTTTACGAATACTCAGGTTACGTTGACGGGACCGGGTGGAGAAACGATTCCGCTGACGTTGGAAGATAATGGCACGACGGGTCTGACGGCGAGTTTTCTGTCGTTGCGTGATGTTGGTGTGTATACGCTGTCTGTAACAGCACAGGATGTGGCTGGGAACTTTGCGTCGGGTGCTGTGAATTACCAGTTCGCACTGGATTTAACATTGCCAAGTGTGAGTTCAGTGATGATAGGTGATAAGTCAGGTGATGTTGTTTTCATCAATGGTAGCGATACGACGATAGTAGCAATCTTCTCGGATGACACCGGTATGAGTCTAACCGAAGGTGGTTCAAGCATCGTCGTAACCAGTAGTGCTTCAGGTGCTGCAGTGCCGGGTCAGATGCGTATGGAAGGTGGTAATCAGTTGATATGGCAACCACTATCGCTGCCGACGGATGGAAGTGTTGATGGCAGATATACTGTAGAGATCACGCCTGTTGATACGTCAGGCAGGCGCGGTGAAGTCGTCTATCGTGAGTTTATCTATGATACAGAGGAGCCTCAAATAACAGCGTCGTCTCCTTTGACGTTGAGTCAACCTGTGTCTTATGTCGGTGGTGCTTTGAGCCAGTTGACGTTTACGGTTGCAGATGTGGGTCCCGCGGATTTAGTTTTGGAAGATCAAACTGTAATACTCGTTGACGCTGCTGGGGATCCAGTTTCATCAGTCATGACCTATGACGAGTTGACGAACCAACTCTATCTGACACTTTCCTCTCCGTTTGCTCAAGACGGAAGTGCCGATGGTGAATATACCGTCAAGTTAGGCATTGTTGATAAAGCGGAAAACCGTTTGGATTTGGAGCATGCTTTTATTTATGACTCCCAAGTGCCTCATCCTTCATCTGTGATGGTAAACACGGAGACACCAGTGGAGCTTATACCGGGGGGTATTGCTGATATTTCTGAATCTATAGGCAGTATCACGCTTGCATTCGAAGAGATGGCCCGCGTTGATTTTACGAATACTCAGGTTACGTTGACGGGACCGGGTGGAGAAACGATTCCGCTGACGTTGGAAGATAATGGCACGACGGGTCTGACAGCGAGTTTTCTCCCGTTGGTTCAAGTGGGTATGTATACGCTGTCTGTGACAGCGCAAGATGTAGCAGGGAACGTTGCACCGGGTGCTGTTGATTACCGGTTTGCGCTGGATTTGGCATTGCCAAGTGTGAGTTCCGTGATGATAGGTGGTAAATCGGGTGATGTTGTTTTCATCAATGGTAGCGATCCGACGATAGTAGCGACTTTTTTGGATGACACGGGCATTGGTTTAACGGAAGGCGGTTCAAGCGTTGTTGTAACGAGTGCTTCAGGTGCTGCAGTGCCGGGCCAGATGCGTGTGGAAAGTAATAATCAGCTGATATGGCATCCGTTATCGCTGCCAGCCGATGGGAGTGTTGACGGCAGATATACCGTAGAAATCACCCCGATTAATAAAGCCGGTAGGCGTGGTGAAGTTGTTTCTCGCGAGTTTATCTATGATACAGAGGCACCTCAGATAACAGCGTCATCTCCTTTGACGTTGAGCCAACCTGTGTCTTATATCAGTGGCGATTTGCGTCAGTTGACGTTTACGGTTGCAGATGTGGGTCCTTCAGATTTGTTATGGGAGTCACAGACGATTGCGTTGTTAGATGCTTCAGGGACTACGGTTCCAGCAACCGTGACATTCGATGAGTTAGCAAGTCAACTCTATCTGACGCTATCGTCTCCGTTTGCTCAGGATGGAAGTGTTGATGGTGAGTATACCGTCGAGTTAGGTATTGTTGACAAGGCGGGGAATCGTTCGGATTCGGCGCATATTTTCATTTACGATTCTCAAGTGCCAAATCTCTCTTCTGTGATGGTGAATACTGACCCACCCGTGGAACTTGTGCCGAATCGAAATGCCGAAATTTTGGAATCTATAAGCAGTATCACACTTCGATTTGAAGAGGCGACCCGTATTGATTTCACCAATACCCAGATTACCTTAATGGGGCCAGATCCATCTGGGGCAACTGATGACTCTGGGGTGCCTATTGAATCTGAGTTCCCGCTCACTTTACAAGATGATGGCGCGTCTCAGGTTACCGTCAATTTCTTGAAATTGGAACAGATCGGTTCGTATACGCTCTCTATCACACCGCGGGATGTGGCAGGAAATGCCGCGTCCGGTCCTGTTGCGTACCGCTTCTTTTTGGATATTCCCCTACCACGTGTGACTTCTATTGTGATCGGTGAGTCCGAGACGACAGAAAGCAGTGATGTCGCTTATGTCAACGCAAGCAATATGATCATTGGGGCGTTCTTAGTTGATCCAACAGAGACGGGATTATCTTTCGGAACTGAAGGATCGAGTATTACGGTGGTGGATGCCAATAACACGATTGTGCGCGGTGCAGCAGGTTCCAATGGGGAAAATGTAATCGTTTGGGAGCCGATAGGGCTTACATCTGATGGCACTACGGATGGGCGGTATAGCGTATACGTTATACCCGTTGATCAAGCTGGACGGCAAGGCAGCACTATCTATCGTGAGTTTGTTTACGACACCCAAGAGCCAGAGATAATAGCCGCGGACCCAATCAACTTAAGTCAACCGGTTTCCTATATCAGTCGGAGTTTGACACAGCTCCGCTTCACTGTCGCGGATGTTGGTCCCGCAGACCTTATCCTATCGGATCAGCAAGTTAGTCTCCGCGATGCGAGCGGCAGTTTGGTACCAGCGCAACTCACGAATGATACCGACAACCAGCTCTTTCTCACGCTTGATCAGCCCTTACCACTTGATGGTAGTATGGATGGTGAATACACTGTCCTTATTGCGTTAGCAGACAAAGCAGGAAATCCGTATACGGTTGAACATTTGATTATCTATGATACCCAAGCACCCACCCTCGTTAGCACAGTTCCTGGTGATGGTGCTCTACTCACCGAGGATGTCACAGAGATACAGGTAACCCTCAATGATGAGGGGGGTAGTCGTATCGACTGGGCAACGACTACGGTAACCTTGGTTGACCCGAATGGAACGCAAATATCTGGTGAACTTGTCAGTGACGGCGCAACAAAGTTAACCCTTACGACGAATCAGCTTGTTGCAGATGGACGTTATATCATTCGTGTCCAAGCTGTTGACCGAGCAGGCAATGGCAATGCAACCGTTTTTGAACGGAGTTTCCTCTTGTCAAGACGCTTGCCTACCGTCATTTCGACAGAACCGACTACAGCACCGAAAGATGAAGCCTTTACAAATGAGGAGCTTGAGCGGATAGAGGTGAGACTTGAAACAGATGATGAAAACCACCTGTCAACGCTTCGTCTACTAAACAATGTTGAGCAAGTCGTTGCGGGACAGCAACGGCGAACAAGTACCCGGCTGATCTATGATCTCGTGCGTCCACTCGCAACGGATGGATCCGAAGATGGTGTTTATACCATTGAGTTTACACCGATCAGTGCCTCCGGGCGGAGCGGTGGCGTTCAACGATTCACCTTCACCTACGACACCCAGTCACCGGAGATTGAGACTGATGAAGTAATTAGTCTCGTCGTTGTACAATCTGAGGTTAATAATTCTCTGACAGAGATTCGTGTCAATCTCACCGATGAAACGTCTGGGATTGATTGGAAAAACCTTGATGAGAAATGGCTAACCTTTGAACGCCTCTCGCCAAACCCGACGAAAATTTCAGGACGGGTATCTGACGATGGACAGGGCAACCTCACTTTCCGGCTCACTGTCCCACTCGCTGACAACGGTTCTGCAGATGGTGAATACAAAATCACTATTAACCCCAAAGACCGCGCAGGAAACGACGATGAACCCTACCAAAAGGTTTTCGTCTATGACACCAACCCACCGACAATTGATGAAAGCACGTTGCTTATCAATGAGTTACCACTACTTGTTGACATCAATGCGGTGGATTATCCGACTGCAGTTTCCACAACGGGTGGTGTCGTCATCCAAGCAAATATCTTTGACACAGGGTTAGGAGTCAACTTGGCGCAATCAAGGATTACTGTGAGGAGTCCCGACGGATCGGAAATCTCCGGCAGTACGCAGCAGAACGGCGTTGACACACTCATTTTCAAATCCGATGGACTCACGCTCCAAGGGGTTTATAAGATCACGGTTATCAGTGTCGGAAACGACTCCGAACTCCTCGGATTCGCACCAACGGACTCAATTACCGCCGAATTTCTATATGAAACGACGGAACCAACTGCCGCTATAACGAGCGATGGTGGTGAAACCGAACTAACTGATAAGGCACTACCGTTGGAAGGGACAGCCTCTGATCCAGCAGGCACGCAGCGGGTTGGTGAGGGTGAGATTCCGGTCCCGGCATCAGGCGTGTGGCTTGTAGAAATCGTTGGTACCGGTCCCGACAAGCAGCCTATTGAGCCAGTCGCTGCTGTTGATGACAGCGATGCGGAACAGGAACCGTGGAGCGTCTGGTCTATTGATTTCCTGCCAACGCGTTCTGGTGAATACGACTTAGATGTTCGAGTTACCGACAATGCGGGGAATTACGCCATTTACGACATTGGTACGTATACTATGTCTGTGTCGCTCACCTTCCGAGGTACGACCTTTGGATGGCCAAATCCGCTTCGGCTCTCGAAACGGGATGTTGCGTTCTTTTCCTTTGATGTTAACGTTCCACTTGGAGACACGATCGAACTTACACTGAGCATCTACGATTGGGGCGGTGACATGGTACTCTCGCAAACGTATCCTGATGTTGTGTCGGGACAGCGTAATGACCAGTTGGTGAAATGGAATTTGGAGAACCAAGCGGGCACTCCTGTCGCACGAGGACTCTATATCTTCCGCTTGGAGGCTGTCAATGCAGCGGGGAATCGTGCGAACGTTGTTGGCAAAGTGCTGGTCGTGGAATAG
- a CDS encoding PorV/PorQ family protein encodes MLKRRTGLIIMVLLVVSATAPCVHAVSIHDGAGTTGAAFLKIDGGSRPVGMGGAFAGLANDINTIFWNPAGLTAVHDQELTAMQHFSFAEINNQTIGYAQRVDRLVWGASFLGSFTEIERRQGPTEDPDSTVTVGGFATGLSFAYPLGTAVSIGGTAKVISEQLDIQNAYGAAADVGVILRLFDNHLGIGVAVQNAGVLDGGENLPMAVRAGVAYRMWKQPIVEDGAEETMPPRELWAFVADANLPLIDANPSFHVGAERWFYDSVAARLGYQIGMNENPSNGLSLGVGVRRSGEDALANIDFQFDYAFVPDAYVGNAHRVSFITRF; translated from the coding sequence ATGCTGAAAAGGCGAACCGGTCTAATTATAATGGTGCTTCTCGTAGTAAGCGCGACTGCTCCATGCGTACACGCGGTGAGTATCCATGATGGCGCAGGAACAACCGGTGCTGCTTTCCTAAAAATTGACGGGGGAAGCCGGCCTGTTGGAATGGGAGGTGCTTTTGCTGGACTTGCCAACGACATTAACACTATTTTTTGGAATCCAGCAGGGTTGACCGCTGTACACGACCAAGAATTGACTGCAATGCAACACTTTTCGTTTGCAGAGATTAACAACCAAACCATCGGATATGCACAGCGAGTAGATCGGCTTGTCTGGGGCGCGAGTTTCCTCGGCAGTTTCACTGAAATTGAACGCCGGCAGGGACCAACAGAAGATCCCGATAGTACTGTGACGGTCGGCGGTTTTGCCACGGGATTATCTTTCGCTTATCCGCTTGGTACAGCAGTGTCAATCGGTGGCACGGCAAAGGTAATTTCAGAGCAGCTCGACATTCAAAATGCCTACGGTGCTGCAGCAGATGTGGGTGTGATCTTACGTTTGTTTGACAATCATCTTGGGATTGGGGTTGCTGTCCAAAACGCCGGCGTATTGGATGGTGGGGAGAACCTGCCGATGGCAGTCCGGGCAGGTGTCGCTTACAGAATGTGGAAGCAGCCTATAGTAGAGGACGGAGCAGAAGAAACAATGCCGCCGCGTGAACTTTGGGCATTCGTCGCCGATGCCAACCTCCCGCTCATTGATGCAAATCCGAGTTTTCACGTCGGAGCAGAACGCTGGTTTTACGATAGCGTCGCTGCACGCCTTGGATACCAGATCGGAATGAACGAGAATCCGAGCAACGGGTTATCGCTCGGTGTCGGGGTACGACGTAGCGGTGAGGACGCATTAGCGAATATCGACTTCCAATTCGATTACGCTTTTGTCCCAGACGCTTATGTCGGCAATGCACATCGTGTTTCTTTTATCACGCGCTTTTAG